A window of Watersipora subatra chromosome 10, tzWatSuba1.1, whole genome shotgun sequence genomic DNA:
CATACCAGCCTGGAAGATGTCTCTAATTTTGGAGGCAATAGTGGAGGCCATGCTGAGGAATCCCTTCTTGTTTTCTTTGTTGAACTCCGCTACAATATCATAATCTATGTGAAGACCATGTTTTCTTTGCTTCACTTGAAGTCTTTACTTGAAGCCGACTTTCAATTTCTtcctttttaaatttgtttcaatAGTAAATTCTTTGAGATTTTTTAAGAGCTTGAAAAGTCATactgcaaaaaactttgtaGTCCAACTTACCGATAATTCCATCAACTTTGTTTTCAGCATCATCTTCAATTTTCTTAAGAGAGCCTTGGTCAGCGATCATACCAGTGAGTTTGGCGACAGCCTTCTTAAAGTTCTCCTGAAGCTTCTCTTTGAGCTACAACACAGACATGTCTGAGACATCATGATCTATGTGAGCTGCGGCTGTGTACTTCTTGGTTTCTTACTATAACAATCACCTGTTTAGATAGAAAACTTACCTGTTTAAGCTTGTCAACGCCCTGGGTGAAATGCTCCTTAACATTATCAAGTAGTGCTCTTTTGCCAAGAAGACCCTCAGTGTTCAAGTGCTCCAAAACAGTTCcaagcacagctaaaagaattatgctcatagatatatatttatggtgtaaacaacaaaaaatgctTTGAAAATTTGAGCAAAATCATTTTGGTATTTATACGCTACCTTGTCCAGCGTTTGCGAGAAGATCTCCTCCTTGGCTCAAAGCGGCATCCAGAACGTTCTGTCCGACACCTGCGAGTTTCCCTCCGAGTTTTTTGGCATGGTAACTGATGGTGTGTCCCAGTTTTTGGAACTGTATAAGAAAGCAACAGCGTAACAAGCAATCCAtagttacatcaataaaaacTATCACTCTATGCCAGAGGTTGAAGGTTTTAGAGAAATGTTGCACAAACTTCAAGAGTTTGGAAAAAACCAGGTATCTCAAACAGCTATAACATAAAGGAATACAAGAAAGGTATCTCTTACAGCCATAACATAAAGGAATACAATAAAGGTATACGACACTTACAGTGCATACAAAGGAGTTGGAGCTGGTACACACAAATGGTGGTGGGCCAACGGGAGTTGTGGTATCTTGGGCAAAAGCCCCGACAATGGCTACGGCCAATATTACTGCAGCGAACTTCATCTTTTTAAATCAGGTGACAACCTAAAAACACAAAGcagttttactttatttcattttcatatatttgcaaaaacaTGCAGATGTCATGAGTGGTTTATATAGAAAACTTCAAGCATATCCAGATTCACTTATTCTGAAAGCATACGCTCACCCAGGAAGTTATCGTATGTTGATACATGCTGATATTGTCCAAACACTTCACAgtattatctacatgtacactCCATTGTAGCTAATTGCTAACAAACATGATATTTATGCATTTATCCAACAAAGAATATAACTATATACTTTGGTGATGAACAGGCTATATAATGCTTACCTTGCAATATTCGACTACTGGAGTAGAGAATCCTCTCTTGGTTCCAGTTTATATACCCTTTTCCCTCTTACTCTTTTCTATATGTACATGCAGTCAACAGTAAAATGCTGCATCTTATAATGGGAAAGATAGTTAGGTAATAGAACATCTGGTCTTTCTCTCCTAATCAGCCCTTTACGTCAGTTCCTTCTACCGGAAGGTAAACATGAGACTTGTATGGATGGTTAAATGGACTTAGTTTGCTTGATACATTTTATACTCTGTAGTCAATCTTTAAACAAACTGAACTAAAGAAAAACTTAAAGTTGTTTGTAAATAACAAACCTGAatcataatatgtagttaagAGGACAGTGGCTCCTCTCTACAAAACAGTTTGCTTGATACGCTGACTCTCAGAGGCTAATATATAGTCTACTGACAAGTTACTATAAAACCTTTACATTTTATACTCTTTCCTTTATCATTAACCAAGCTTAGCTTAATGGAACCTTAAAGCTTTAAGAACCTTTTTTAGAAAATAGCAATACCATACCAGCAGTTTCTAGACAACCAGTTTTCATTCCTGCTGACTGTTCTCCTCAATAAATCTTCTCTCGTTCTCATCAAACTCAAGATAGCCAACTGCCAGCCAGGAAAGATCAGCATTGCAAATCATTCCTCTCTGTCTTCATACAGTCTTTGATTATTTGATTTAATTAGACTTGCTTCCTTTTCTATCAGGAGTTTATAAATATACTGGTCCTAACTTTTCCTAGGCTGTTTGTTTGGTCTTGTATCTTTCCTGCTATAGTTGTGTCACAGCAATAGTCTTTTTCTTCGATATTTAAACCATTTGATTTCTCTGGTAATTTATCCATCTTAGTTAGCCTGTGAGCTTCTGGCTTACTGTCATCTTTCCTACTGATGCATATTCCCACGACcgaacgagcggagcgaagtttgagagttttttatgataaatgcatgtgcacgcaacttacgaaaattatttatcaacaacgtcgcaaacccttgcatcgaaatctcatctacaaatttaaccatttttcaatggagtcgttaaagtacaaaacacatataaacctatttaaatatattaccaagtcaatgaaaagtgtcgacattctcttaaaacttacccatctgaacggattatacacaaatagacagattaatttgaccgaaaatcgttattaaaacttgctaagccttacttttatcaaaactgagaccggcaattgaaacgctgagcaacagagaatagaaccattaagtcgggcgcatttcacaaaaaataacgtgcacatttcaccagtctatagcattgtcgaattgccgaaggtttctgtaactaacgtagaagtacagaaatcgtttcttttttgccgatttcaaagtaactgacattttggaaacttttgagtactttggtattctaactgatgtctaaagcagtgaaagtaaaggaaatgatgatgatatttttttctaatgattcttatgagattattacaatatttaattataagtttggaggactattgaagtcttatagtcacactcacaacatcgatgatgggcaatatgttactgttattattttttctaaatagttttgttaaataaattttctaaaaatctatataaatatcccaacttcttgatattgttagctatgacgtttggaattgtaaacaaaattgtgcattggttttctattattactttattaataatattggttattctaataatatcagtgcattttacttctaatattggccaatattgcatttctcttattgcagggagaaagatataaacatataatcttttcctttcattattgctgtttgttgtgtataacaacacccacacccagtacattacagctaccattgcagttatcctattgcactgcagtgccatttgactgctaatagtgcatttctcaaccatcagtaccctttcttttttctaatatcactttggtcgtgggctttatgacaggggaatttctagttatatatattactttattggtaacaattttatttcagacataaaatttttcaaattatgccaaacaagaatcataaaacgaaaagaaaagaaaaaaaaacatcagtTAACCACTAAATCAAATGAATGGTTTGACGTAGAGCATATAAAATACCTTTTTTTGCTAAGAGCATGGGTATTAGGTCGAAGATTGTTAAAGCGGCCCGCAATAGTGTTTTCAAAACAATTATTAGATGTTGTATGATATTACTAATATTTTCTTTATGCTGTTCCTTTTAACGTTTCATACTTTATTTCCATAAAGCACAATTGGCCATAGTTTTTGGTCATTTGTCCTTGGTCACAGTTTCAGATCTGTTCTGATCTCAATCAGTTTTAGATCTGATCTCAATCAGTCTCCGATCTGATCTCAATCAGTCTCAGATCTGATCTCAATCAGTCTCAGATCTGATCTCAATCAGTCTCAGATCTGATTGAGATCAGTCTCAGATCTGATTTCAATCTGTCTCAGATCTGATTGAAATCAGTCTCAGATCTGATTTCAATCAGTTTCAGATTTGATCTCAATCAGTCTCAAATCTGATCACAATCAGTCTCAGAGCTGATCTTAATCAGTCTAGAATCAATCTCAGACAGAAAGCTGCTGAGATAACTAAACATGGC
This region includes:
- the LOC137406236 gene encoding LOW QUALITY PROTEIN: apolipoprotein A-I-like (The sequence of the model RefSeq protein was modified relative to this genomic sequence to represent the inferred CDS: substituted 2 bases at 2 genomic stop codons); protein product: MKFAAVILAVAIVGAFAQDTTTPVGPPPFVCTSSNSFVCTFQKLGHTISYHAKKLGGKLAGVGQNVLDAALSQGGDLLANAGQGSVXIPKXFCSNFQSIFCCLHHKYISMSIILLAVLGTVLEHLNTEGLLGKRALLDNVKEHFTQGVDKLKQLKEKLQENFKKAVAKLTGMIADQGSLKKIEDDAENKVDGIIAEFNKENKKGFLSMASTIASKIRDIFQAGMSKLRERFGKKVDERAILGFDSIGDAWNAAKQKLADFAGSVSDTFQPHIDSLKTGIAALGAQAKEHAGKLVDAAKGSFDDLKNKLTTHIESLKGQAAQLGTHATNALNALKEAVTSIATQALANAKGTLNDVAKTGSDAAGVITDHLVGVLGGN